A stretch of Roseovarius sp. M141 DNA encodes these proteins:
- a CDS encoding DUF2852 domain-containing protein: protein MSTYAHTPIAAGGPLRWLERAAHWLDERGKPAWIAVTVIGFIFFWPVGLAILAYIIWSKRMFGTCTKRRTSAPSMTRSSGNSAFDAYRDETLRRLQDEQANFESFLDRLRQAKDKAEFDQFMDDRAKAAKDERTQDDRA, encoded by the coding sequence ATGAGCACCTATGCACATACTCCCATCGCTGCTGGCGGCCCGCTACGCTGGCTGGAGCGCGCCGCGCACTGGCTGGACGAGCGCGGCAAGCCCGCATGGATTGCCGTCACGGTGATCGGTTTCATCTTCTTCTGGCCCGTCGGCCTCGCTATTCTTGCCTATATCATATGGAGCAAACGTATGTTCGGAACCTGCACCAAGCGCCGCACGAGCGCCCCGTCAATGACCCGCAGCAGCGGCAACAGCGCCTTTGATGCCTACCGGGATGAAACGCTGCGACGCCTTCAGGATGAGCAAGCCAACTTCGAGAGTTTCCTCGACCGGTTGCGCCAGGCCAAGGACAAGGCCGAGTTCGACCAGTTCATGGATGACCGCGCCAAGGCCGCGAAGGACGAGCGCACACAGGACGATCGCGCATAG
- a CDS encoding LuxR family transcriptional regulator, translated as MSKPDLHISRIIVADRQLIVCQGIGSLVGQIPGTELGEFATDLEGLRRLLAAETGRVIVILGVRLADCDVASALDMLRRDFPAALVVVVADDTEFAFIRAAIKSGANSVCMMGQILISLPKILGKLVEGHSIVPTDILRRLTSETTHALSRREHEILGLLVNGLTNFQISARLGLSENTVKYYLKAIYQKLDVNSRGGAIAKYVAGNY; from the coding sequence ATGAGCAAACCTGACCTACACATATCCCGTATCATCGTTGCGGACCGCCAGTTGATCGTTTGCCAAGGCATCGGATCGCTTGTTGGTCAGATACCGGGCACCGAACTGGGCGAGTTTGCCACCGATCTGGAAGGGCTCCGGCGCCTGCTGGCCGCCGAGACGGGGCGCGTGATCGTAATTTTGGGCGTGCGGTTGGCCGATTGCGATGTGGCGAGCGCGTTGGATATGCTGCGGCGCGATTTCCCTGCGGCGCTGGTCGTTGTGGTGGCTGACGATACTGAATTCGCGTTCATTCGTGCAGCGATCAAATCGGGTGCCAATTCGGTTTGCATGATGGGTCAGATCCTGATCAGCCTGCCCAAGATCCTGGGCAAGTTGGTCGAGGGACATTCCATTGTACCGACAGATATCCTGCGGCGCCTGACATCGGAGACGACACACGCGCTGTCGCGGCGCGAGCATGAGATACTGGGCCTGCTGGTAAACGGGCTGACGAATTTTCAGATCTCGGCCCGGCTGGGCCTGTCGGAGAACACCGTCAAATATTATCTCAAGGCGATCTATCAAAAGCTCGACGTGAATTCGCGTGGCGGCGCCATCGCCAAATACGTCGCCGGGAATTACTGA
- a CDS encoding RDD family protein — translation MSYYSQAIPLPDPDTHPEFYASIPSKRLVAWVIDSILIMVLCVLISILTVGIGFFFFPALFLMIGFVYRTATLARGSATWGMAFMAMDMRRHDGARFDWLTAFLHTLGYSVSMAFVLPQVLSVLMMLIGARAQGLTDHVLGTVAINRRV, via the coding sequence ATGTCCTATTATTCCCAAGCAATCCCCCTGCCCGATCCGGACACCCATCCGGAATTCTACGCGTCCATCCCGTCCAAGCGGCTGGTGGCGTGGGTCATCGATTCGATCCTGATCATGGTCTTGTGCGTCCTCATATCCATCCTGACGGTGGGCATCGGGTTTTTCTTCTTCCCGGCGCTGTTCCTAATGATCGGCTTTGTCTACCGCACGGCGACATTGGCGCGCGGCTCGGCGACGTGGGGCATGGCCTTCATGGCGATGGACATGCGCAGACATGATGGCGCGCGTTTCGACTGGCTGACGGCCTTTCTGCACACGCTGGGCTATTCGGTATCGATGGCTTTTGTCCTACCGCAGGTCCTGTCGGTGCTGATGATGCTGATCGGCGCGCGGGCGCAGGGACTGACCGATCACGTTCTGGGCACGGTCGCGATCAACCGGCGCGTCTAA
- a CDS encoding alanine--glyoxylate aminotransferase family protein: protein MRGNSHLFIPGPTNVPEEVRRAMNIPMEDMRAPDFADFVTGLLTDLKKVYRLEKGRVFIFPSSGTGAWESAITNTLSEGDTVLMSRFGQFSLLWVDMAERLGLKVDLCDVEWGKGVPVEEYAKRLKADTDHKIKAVFATQNETATGVSSDVAGVRKALDDAGHPALLFVDGVSSIGSIEFEMEKWGVDLAVSGSQKGFMLPAGLGFLAASDKALAANASNTNKMNRCYFSWEDMIKLNDTGYFPYTPATQLLRGLRTSLDMMLDAGLEAIWTRHTFHAEGVRRAVAAWDGCELVARGPEWASDTVSAIYTPEGVDARDVIAHAYSKYQTSLGTGLNKLAGKAFRIGHLGSLNPVMLLGAISAAEMALVDSGAKIELGSGVAAAQAHYRSVGG from the coding sequence ATGCGCGGCAATTCCCATCTATTCATCCCCGGCCCCACAAACGTCCCCGAAGAGGTGCGCCGCGCCATGAATATCCCAATGGAGGATATGCGCGCGCCCGATTTCGCTGATTTTGTGACCGGCCTGCTGACCGATCTGAAAAAAGTGTACCGGCTGGAAAAAGGCCGCGTCTTCATCTTTCCATCCTCGGGCACCGGAGCGTGGGAATCGGCCATCACCAACACGCTGAGCGAGGGCGACACCGTCCTGATGTCGCGCTTTGGCCAGTTCTCGCTGCTTTGGGTCGACATGGCCGAGCGGCTGGGCCTGAAGGTCGACCTGTGTGATGTCGAATGGGGCAAGGGCGTGCCCGTCGAAGAATACGCCAAGCGGCTCAAGGCGGACACGGATCACAAGATCAAGGCCGTCTTTGCCACTCAGAACGAAACGGCGACGGGCGTGTCATCGGATGTCGCCGGCGTGCGCAAGGCGCTGGACGATGCCGGGCATCCTGCCCTGTTGTTCGTCGACGGTGTCAGCTCGATCGGATCGATCGAATTCGAGATGGAAAAATGGGGCGTCGATCTGGCTGTGTCCGGCTCGCAAAAGGGCTTCATGCTGCCCGCCGGCCTTGGCTTTCTGGCCGCAAGCGACAAGGCGCTGGCCGCTAACGCGTCGAACACGAACAAAATGAACCGCTGCTATTTCAGCTGGGAAGACATGATCAAGCTGAACGACACCGGCTACTTCCCCTATACGCCCGCCACGCAGCTGCTGCGCGGTCTGCGCACATCGCTGGACATGATGCTGGACGCGGGGCTGGAAGCGATCTGGACGCGTCACACATTCCACGCCGAGGGCGTGCGCCGCGCTGTCGCCGCTTGGGATGGTTGCGAATTGGTGGCGCGCGGCCCCGAATGGGCCTCGGACACGGTGTCGGCCATCTACACCCCCGAGGGCGTGGATGCGCGCGATGTCATCGCGCATGCCTATTCCAAATACCAGACGTCGCTGGGCACCGGCCTGAACAAGCTGGCAGGCAAGGCGTTCCGCATCGGTCATCTGGGATCGCTCAACCCGGTCATGCTGCTGGGCGCGATTTCAGCCGCTGAAATGGCGCTGGTCGATTCGGGTGCCAAGATCGAGCTGGGCTCGGGCGTGGCTGCTGCGCAAGCACATTACCGCAGCGTCGGGGGCTGA
- a CDS encoding malate--CoA ligase subunit beta: MDIHEYQAKELLKKFGVNVPRGGIAYSPEQAVYRAQELSGEKCVVKAQIHSGARGKAGGVRICSTDDEIADAAAWMLGRKLVTHQTGPQGKLVGRLYIEEATDIAQEIYLGFVMDRTEERVVVVASAQGGMEIEDISEDEPDSIIRSVVDPAVGMQAFQAREIAFQLGLDAALIPQAVKQITGCYKAMDELDASMLEINPLVVTGSGEIVALDAKLSFDDNALFRHPDISELRDKSQEDSRETYAEDRGLSYIGLEGEIGCIVNGAGLAMATLDMIKMSGGEPANFLDVGGGASPERVLMSFKAVLNDPNVEAILVNIFAGINRCDWIAEGVVRAVQELKLTMPLVVRLSGTNVEEGRKLLNESGLNITTAETLAEAAEKVVAAWKKASTKNAEAI, encoded by the coding sequence ATGGATATTCACGAATATCAGGCCAAGGAGCTGCTGAAGAAATTCGGCGTCAACGTGCCGCGCGGCGGCATCGCCTACAGCCCCGAACAGGCGGTTTACCGCGCGCAGGAACTGTCCGGCGAAAAATGCGTCGTCAAGGCCCAGATCCATTCCGGCGCCCGCGGCAAGGCCGGCGGCGTGCGGATTTGCAGCACGGATGACGAAATCGCCGATGCCGCCGCCTGGATGCTGGGCCGCAAGCTGGTCACGCACCAGACCGGTCCGCAGGGCAAGCTGGTCGGCCGCCTCTATATCGAGGAAGCCACCGACATCGCGCAGGAAATCTACCTGGGCTTTGTCATGGACCGCACCGAGGAGCGCGTCGTCGTCGTCGCCTCCGCCCAGGGCGGGATGGAGATCGAAGACATCTCCGAGGACGAGCCGGACAGCATCATCCGCTCGGTCGTCGATCCGGCTGTGGGTATGCAGGCCTTCCAGGCGCGCGAAATCGCATTTCAGCTGGGCCTTGATGCCGCGCTGATCCCGCAGGCGGTCAAGCAGATCACCGGCTGCTACAAGGCGATGGACGAACTGGACGCCTCCATGCTGGAAATCAACCCGCTGGTCGTCACCGGATCGGGCGAGATCGTGGCGCTCGATGCCAAGCTCAGCTTTGACGACAACGCGCTGTTCCGCCACCCGGACATTTCCGAGCTGCGCGACAAAAGCCAAGAGGATTCGCGCGAAACCTATGCCGAGGATCGCGGCCTCAGCTATATCGGCCTTGAGGGCGAAATCGGCTGCATCGTCAACGGTGCGGGTCTGGCGATGGCGACGCTGGACATGATCAAGATGTCGGGCGGCGAGCCTGCCAACTTCCTCGACGTCGGCGGCGGGGCCAGTCCCGAGCGCGTGCTGATGTCGTTCAAGGCGGTTCTGAACGATCCCAATGTCGAGGCGATCCTGGTCAACATCTTTGCCGGCATCAACCGCTGCGACTGGATCGCCGAGGGCGTCGTGCGCGCGGTGCAGGAGCTGAAGCTGACCATGCCTCTGGTCGTCCGCCTGTCGGGCACCAACGTGGAAGAGGGCCGCAAGCTGCTGAACGAAAGCGGGCTGAACATCACCACCGCCGAAACGCTGGCAGAGGCGGCGGAAAAGGTCGTCGCGGCCTGGAAAAAGGCATCAACCAAGAATGCGGAGGCAATCTGA
- a CDS encoding CoA ester lyase has product MSYTLHPLKKQRLQRSELAVPGSNTEMFEKAANSDVDYIFLDLEDAVSPSDKEQARKNIIQALNDIDWKGKTMSIRINGLDTHYMYRDVVDIVEQAGQHIHTILVPKVGVPGDLYCVETMLSQIEVAKGFKHQIGLEALIETALGMANVEAIAAAPGRLEAMHFGVGDYAAFTRARTVVIGGLNPDYPGDQWHYAISRMNGACRAYGLRAIDGPFGDFSDPDAYVASAKRAAALGIEGKWAIHPSQIKLANEMFSPPEEEVTRARRIIEALREAEKQGKGAANLDGRLIDAASERMAQNVLAVADAIAAKG; this is encoded by the coding sequence ATGAGCTATACTTTGCACCCGCTGAAAAAACAGCGTCTACAGCGGTCCGAACTGGCTGTGCCAGGTTCGAACACCGAGATGTTCGAAAAGGCCGCCAACAGCGATGTCGATTACATCTTCCTCGATCTTGAGGACGCCGTCTCGCCCTCCGACAAAGAGCAGGCGCGCAAGAACATCATCCAGGCGCTGAACGACATCGACTGGAAAGGCAAGACCATGTCGATCCGTATCAACGGACTCGACACGCATTACATGTACCGCGACGTCGTCGATATCGTCGAGCAAGCCGGCCAGCATATCCACACGATTCTGGTGCCCAAGGTCGGCGTTCCCGGCGATCTCTACTGCGTCGAGACGATGCTCAGCCAGATCGAAGTGGCCAAGGGCTTCAAGCACCAGATCGGCCTTGAAGCACTGATCGAAACCGCCCTTGGCATGGCCAACGTCGAGGCGATTGCCGCTGCGCCCGGCCGTCTTGAGGCGATGCATTTTGGCGTTGGCGACTACGCGGCCTTCACCCGCGCCCGCACCGTGGTCATCGGTGGCCTGAACCCCGATTATCCGGGCGATCAGTGGCATTACGCCATCTCCCGCATGAACGGCGCCTGCCGGGCCTACGGCCTGCGCGCCATCGACGGACCGTTCGGTGATTTCAGTGATCCCGACGCCTATGTCGCATCGGCAAAACGTGCCGCTGCTCTGGGTATCGAAGGCAAATGGGCCATCCACCCCAGCCAGATCAAACTGGCAAACGAAATGTTCTCGCCCCCCGAGGAGGAAGTGACCCGCGCGCGCCGCATCATCGAAGCGCTTCGCGAGGCGGAAAAGCAAGGTAAGGGCGCTGCAAACCTCGACGGTCGGCTGATCGATGCCGCCTCCGAGCGTATGGCGCAGAACGTGCTGGCGGTGGCCGATGCCATCGCAGCCAAGGGCTGA
- a CDS encoding ASKHA domain-containing protein, which translates to MSTDPLVVFTPSGKRGRFPVGTPVLTAARQLGVDLDSVCGGRGICSKCQITPSYGEFSKHGVTVAADALSEWNSVEQRYEDKRGLKAGRRLGCQATVQGDVVIDVPPESQLHRQIVRKAASTRAIEMDPATRLYMVQVDEPDMHEPTGDLERLARALKQQWDVPAIRADLSLLSKLQPVLRKGKWQVTVAMNKAHDDDVARVLEIWPGLHESGLYGLAIDLGSTTVAAHLTDLHTGAVIASSGIMNPQIRFGEDLMSRVSYSMMNPGGDVEMTRAVREAINTLAEEIAKEAEIAPNLIVETVIVCNPVMHHLLLGIDPVELGQAPFALATSKSISIDAREMDITAINDRARIYILPCIAGHVGADAAAVALSEQPGKSDDLVLIIDVGTNAEILLGDKQGVLACSSPTGPAFEGAQISSGQRAAPGAIDAIRIDPVTKEPRFRVIGSDLWSDDPGFETAVGASGITGICGSGIIEAVAELRMAGLLDENGLMGSAEATGTARMVPEGRTHSYLVHDSTAVGGPRITVTQGDIRAIQLAKSALYAGARLLMDARGVDKVDRIVLAGAFGAHISNLHAMVLGMIPDAHLSKVTSAGNAAGTGARIALCNIGARAEIERMVGEIHKVETAIEPKFQEHFVAANAIPHKTEPFPELAKITTLPNPNFNAGSGGDSDGGRRRRRRG; encoded by the coding sequence ATGAGCACCGATCCCCTCGTCGTCTTTACCCCGTCCGGCAAACGTGGCCGCTTTCCCGTTGGCACGCCGGTTCTGACAGCCGCGCGGCAATTGGGGGTCGATCTGGATTCCGTGTGCGGCGGGCGGGGCATCTGCTCGAAATGCCAGATCACGCCCAGTTATGGCGAATTCTCCAAGCATGGCGTGACCGTCGCCGCAGATGCGCTGTCTGAATGGAACTCGGTCGAGCAGCGCTATGAGGACAAGCGCGGACTGAAGGCCGGTCGCCGCCTTGGCTGTCAGGCCACCGTGCAGGGCGACGTCGTGATCGACGTGCCGCCCGAATCCCAGCTTCACCGTCAGATCGTGCGCAAGGCCGCGTCCACCCGCGCCATCGAAATGGACCCGGCCACGCGCCTTTACATGGTGCAGGTCGACGAACCTGACATGCACGAGCCCACCGGCGATCTGGAACGTCTGGCCCGCGCGCTGAAACAGCAATGGGACGTCCCCGCCATTCGCGCCGATCTGTCACTGCTGTCCAAGCTGCAACCGGTGCTGCGCAAGGGCAAATGGCAGGTGACTGTCGCAATGAACAAGGCGCATGACGACGACGTCGCCCGCGTGCTGGAAATATGGCCGGGTCTGCATGAAAGCGGCCTTTACGGGCTGGCCATCGACCTCGGCTCGACCACCGTCGCGGCGCACCTGACCGATCTGCACACCGGCGCCGTCATCGCATCCTCGGGCATCATGAATCCGCAGATCCGCTTTGGCGAGGATCTGATGAGCCGCGTCAGCTATTCCATGATGAACCCCGGCGGCGACGTCGAAATGACCCGCGCCGTGCGCGAGGCGATCAATACCCTGGCCGAGGAAATCGCCAAGGAGGCCGAGATTGCACCAAACCTGATCGTCGAGACGGTGATCGTCTGCAACCCGGTCATGCACCACCTGCTGCTGGGCATCGACCCGGTCGAGCTGGGTCAGGCGCCTTTTGCGCTGGCCACCTCGAAGAGCATTTCCATCGACGCGCGCGAGATGGACATCACCGCAATCAACGACCGCGCCCGCATCTATATCCTGCCCTGTATCGCAGGCCATGTCGGCGCCGACGCCGCAGCTGTGGCACTGTCCGAACAGCCGGGCAAATCGGATGATCTGGTGCTGATCATCGATGTGGGCACCAACGCCGAAATCCTCCTCGGTGACAAACAGGGCGTTCTGGCCTGCTCGTCCCCCACCGGGCCAGCGTTCGAGGGGGCGCAAATCTCATCCGGTCAGCGCGCCGCGCCCGGCGCCATTGATGCCATCCGCATCGATCCGGTGACCAAAGAGCCGCGCTTTCGCGTTATCGGCAGCGATCTCTGGTCGGACGATCCCGGCTTTGAGACGGCCGTCGGTGCCTCGGGCATCACCGGCATCTGCGGGTCGGGCATCATCGAGGCGGTGGCCGAACTGCGCATGGCAGGGCTGCTGGATGAAAACGGTCTGATGGGCTCGGCCGAGGCGACAGGCACCGCGCGCATGGTGCCAGAGGGGCGCACGCACAGCTATCTGGTACACGATTCCACCGCGGTGGGCGGCCCGCGCATCACCGTGACCCAAGGCGACATTCGCGCGATTCAGCTGGCTAAATCCGCGCTCTATGCCGGCGCGCGGCTACTGATGGACGCGCGCGGCGTCGACAAGGTGGACCGCATTGTGCTGGCCGGCGCGTTTGGCGCCCATATCTCGAACCTGCACGCGATGGTACTGGGCATGATCCCGGATGCGCATCTGAGCAAGGTGACGTCAGCCGGAAACGCGGCCGGCACCGGCGCGCGCATCGCGCTGTGCAACATCGGCGCCCGCGCCGAAATCGAGCGCATGGTGGGCGAAATCCACAAGGTCGAAACGGCAATCGAGCCGAAGTTCCAAGAGCATTTTGTCGCCGCCAACGCGATCCCACACAAGACCGAGCCGTTCCCGGAACTGGCCAAGATCACCACCCTGCCCAACCCCAACTTCAACGCAGGCTCGGGCGGTGACAGCGATGGGGGTCGGCGGCGCAGACGGCGCGGGTAA
- a CDS encoding arginyltransferase, whose protein sequence is MRHTTTIAPQFYVTAPQPCPYLDGRMERKLFTALQGDGAQRLNDGLSKQGFRRSQNVLYRPSCADCAACLSARINVAEFSPSKSQRRVIRRNAGLTRRATSPWATEDQYALFRRYLESRHASGGMADMDAFEFASMVEETPIRTRVVEYIDEDTGTLVAVCLTDILDDGVSMVYSFFDPDHDRNSLGTYIILDHIEIAREAELPHVYLGYWVPGSEKMGYKAAFSGIELYVGSQWEPMRDPKAYEVHVHPLSNDSISEQVADITLPDGTPLRANQG, encoded by the coding sequence ATGCGACATACCACCACCATAGCCCCGCAGTTCTATGTGACCGCCCCCCAGCCCTGCCCCTATCTGGACGGTCGGATGGAACGCAAGCTGTTCACCGCGCTTCAGGGCGATGGCGCGCAGCGGCTGAATGACGGGCTGTCCAAGCAGGGCTTTCGCCGCTCGCAAAACGTGCTGTACCGCCCCTCCTGCGCCGATTGCGCCGCCTGCCTGTCGGCGCGCATCAACGTGGCGGAGTTTTCCCCGTCAAAAAGCCAGCGGCGCGTGATTCGACGCAATGCGGGGCTGACCCGGCGGGCAACTTCGCCTTGGGCGACCGAGGATCAATATGCCCTCTTTCGCCGTTATCTGGAAAGCCGCCACGCCTCGGGCGGGATGGCGGACATGGACGCGTTCGAGTTCGCCTCGATGGTCGAAGAAACGCCGATCCGCACGCGCGTCGTCGAATATATCGACGAAGACACCGGCACGCTGGTGGCAGTCTGCCTGACCGACATTCTCGATGACGGGGTCAGCATGGTCTACTCCTTCTTCGATCCAGACCACGACCGCAATTCCCTGGGCACCTACATCATCCTCGATCACATCGAGATCGCCCGCGAGGCCGAACTGCCCCACGTCTATCTGGGCTACTGGGTGCCCGGCAGCGAAAAAATGGGGTATAAGGCCGCGTTTTCCGGTATCGAGCTATATGTCGGTAGCCAGTGGGAGCCGATGCGCGACCCCAAGGCCTACGAGGTACACGTGCATCCGCTGTCCAACGATTCCATCTCGGAGCAGGTGGCCGACATCACCCTGCCAGACGGCACGCCCCTGCGCGCCAATCAGGGCTAG
- a CDS encoding D-glycerate dehydrogenase, with protein sequence MRALVTRAWPKGTQDRLAQVCEATFRDPDTAMTETEWMEAATRYDVILPTVSDSIPAGFYDAAKGKVRLLANYGVGYNHIDVAAAEAAGITVTNTPGVLTDCTADLAMGLLLAAARRLGEGERELRAGRWDGWRPTHLIGHKVAGATLGIIGFGRIGQAMAQRAHHGFGMKVVFQNRSRVAPELAAQYGATQLASVAEVAEVSDFLSLHCPGGADTRHLISTDIFAAMKPGAILINTARGDVVDEDALFAALNTGHLGGAGLDVYQGEPKLDPRFLKHENLVLAPHLGSATGGTRAAMGHRAIDNLEAFLKGDTPPDKIV encoded by the coding sequence GTGCGCGCCCTAGTCACCCGCGCCTGGCCCAAGGGAACGCAGGACCGCCTCGCACAAGTGTGCGAGGCGACGTTCCGCGATCCCGACACGGCGATGACCGAAACCGAATGGATGGAGGCCGCGACCCGCTATGACGTCATCCTTCCGACGGTGTCTGACAGTATCCCGGCCGGATTCTACGACGCGGCCAAGGGCAAGGTCCGCCTGCTGGCCAACTACGGTGTCGGCTACAACCATATCGACGTCGCCGCCGCCGAGGCGGCGGGCATCACCGTGACCAACACCCCCGGCGTGCTGACCGATTGCACCGCTGATCTGGCGATGGGCTTGCTTCTGGCCGCGGCCCGCCGTCTGGGCGAGGGCGAGCGCGAGCTGCGCGCAGGCCGCTGGGACGGCTGGCGCCCCACGCATCTGATCGGGCACAAGGTGGCGGGCGCCACGCTGGGCATCATTGGCTTTGGCCGAATCGGACAGGCGATGGCGCAGCGGGCGCATCATGGTTTCGGCATGAAGGTGGTGTTCCAGAACCGCAGCCGCGTCGCACCCGAGCTTGCCGCGCAATACGGCGCCACGCAGCTGGCCAGCGTCGCCGAGGTCGCCGAGGTCAGCGATTTCCTGTCGCTGCATTGCCCCGGCGGCGCCGATACGCGGCATCTGATCAGTACGGATATCTTTGCCGCGATGAAGCCCGGCGCGATCCTGATCAATACTGCCCGCGGTGACGTGGTCGATGAGGACGCGCTATTTGCGGCGCTGAACACCGGGCATCTGGGCGGTGCCGGCCTTGATGTCTATCAGGGTGAGCCAAAGCTCGATCCGCGCTTTCTGAAGCATGAGAATCTCGTGCTGGCCCCTCACTTGGGCAGCGCGACAGGCGGTACACGCGCAGCGATGGGGCACCGCGCCATCGACAATCTGGAGGCCTTCCTGAAAGGCGATACGCCGCCCGATAAAATCGTCTGA